A portion of the Streptomyces platensis genome contains these proteins:
- a CDS encoding L,D-transpeptidase family protein, with protein MKRRLNLRVPRSGAGRRAGAALALTALTVPLTVAFGSTAQAAAASSCTASRGPYQKEAEKFLGLRMDGRQSAADCRAIRAFQTSHGITPNIGYAGPVTWGVMRVVAQQQAAGHNPNKAGHCPTNKGRIACVDLTRQLSWIQDGGKLVFGPVPVRTGRDGYETRTGAKKIYWRHLHHVSTLYDVPMPYSQFFDGGQAFHSISGSVWSAPGSHGCVNMRSNDAKKYWSLLKNGDDVYVYGRKSGT; from the coding sequence ATGAAAAGACGACTGAACCTGCGTGTCCCGCGGTCCGGCGCCGGTCGTCGGGCGGGCGCGGCGCTCGCCCTCACGGCGCTGACCGTTCCGCTGACGGTGGCCTTCGGCTCCACGGCTCAGGCCGCCGCCGCGTCTTCGTGCACCGCGAGCCGTGGCCCCTACCAGAAGGAGGCCGAGAAGTTCCTCGGCCTGCGGATGGACGGCCGCCAGTCGGCCGCCGACTGCCGGGCGATCCGTGCCTTCCAGACCAGCCACGGCATCACCCCGAACATCGGCTACGCCGGACCCGTCACCTGGGGCGTGATGCGCGTCGTGGCACAGCAGCAGGCGGCCGGGCACAACCCCAACAAGGCGGGGCACTGCCCCACCAACAAGGGGCGGATAGCCTGCGTCGACCTGACCCGCCAGCTCAGCTGGATCCAGGACGGCGGGAAGCTGGTCTTCGGGCCGGTCCCGGTCCGTACGGGCCGCGACGGTTACGAGACCCGCACCGGCGCCAAGAAGATCTACTGGCGCCATCTGCACCATGTGTCGACCCTCTATGACGTGCCCATGCCGTACAGCCAGTTCTTCGACGGCGGGCAGGCCTTCCACTCCATCAGCGGCAGTGTCTGGTCGGCACCCGGCTCGCACGGCTGCGTCAATATGCGCAGCAACGATGCGAAGAAGTACTGGTCGCTGCTCAAGAATGGTGACGACGTCTACGTCTACGGCCGGAAGTCCGGCACCTGA
- a CDS encoding mycothiol transferase, with the protein MNASTDLLVDAFGRIRESVEDAVTGLDPDELGTRPEDGGNSIGWLVWHLTRIQDDHLAGVAGTEQIWISDGWYDRFGLPFSPDDTGYGHSAKEVAAVQDLTDELLMGYHGAVHDNTVQYLAGVDDKDMKRVVDRAWTPPVTLGVRLVSVVADDLQHAGQAAYVRGLLGR; encoded by the coding sequence ATGAATGCCAGCACGGATCTGCTCGTCGATGCCTTCGGACGTATCCGGGAGAGCGTCGAGGACGCGGTCACCGGGCTCGACCCCGATGAGCTCGGTACCCGCCCCGAGGACGGCGGCAACTCGATCGGCTGGCTGGTCTGGCATCTCACCCGGATCCAGGACGACCACCTCGCGGGTGTGGCCGGCACCGAGCAGATCTGGATCTCGGACGGCTGGTACGACCGCTTCGGCCTGCCCTTCTCCCCCGACGACACCGGCTACGGCCACTCCGCCAAGGAAGTGGCGGCTGTACAGGACCTGACCGATGAGCTGCTGATGGGCTATCACGGCGCGGTCCACGACAACACCGTGCAGTACCTCGCCGGGGTCGACGACAAGGACATGAAGCGCGTCGTCGACCGCGCCTGGACGCCGCCCGTCACCCTGGGCGTCCGGCTCGTCAGCGTCGTCGCCGACGACCTCCAGCACGCCGGGCAGGCGGCCTATGTGCGGGGCCTGCTCGGCCGTTGA
- a CDS encoding non-ribosomal peptide synthetase produces MTTQPMTARTAAPTTAGALSIAHGARPATDGATEVLARFEEWVRRSPDAPAVIDGAHSWTYRQIGAAADEAASALRARVRPGDLVGVCLDRSAALVVTAVALARIGAVYLPLGPRPGERRTGAVTEDLNVGCLIGDPELLPPRHRAGDRLDLALPGEGTNATTTVVAAFAAPGATAHSAPAGAFYAVLTSGSTGRPKAVAVGEPALGGLLDWYRATTGLGPGDRQSLLIGVAFDPHLLELWAGLTSGAALVPAPDEVRWDSVVLADWWRTAGLSVAVAATPMVEPLLDRPWPQDLRLRHLFVGGDRMRRRPGAEVTATVHNAYGPAEATVVATTYAMHGTDSVAGTDSAPPIGHPVPGVTVLVADADGRPVEHGTEGELLIGGSGLALGYLDPELTARRFIAVPEGLELPGVERVYRTGDRVRMAADGQLEFLGRLDDQVKVSGVRIEPAEVEAAFEQDPAVLSAVVTAPRTADGRARLVAYVRAAAGAVLTADALLPALRTWLPEQAVPSDVRIVDSFPLDANGKVDRAELTRRAAESLASRPGAAPDGSAPDGDEPAGATPGERLVLSAARDVLGRPGTSLADNFTEAGGTSVLAARLLTVIEKDSGIRLRAPELLRQPDLRAVARLVDERAARQPAGA; encoded by the coding sequence ATGACCACCCAGCCGATGACCGCCCGGACGGCGGCCCCGACGACCGCCGGTGCGCTCAGCATCGCGCACGGCGCGCGTCCCGCCACCGACGGCGCGACCGAGGTCCTGGCCCGCTTCGAGGAGTGGGTCCGCCGCTCCCCCGACGCGCCCGCGGTGATCGACGGGGCGCACAGCTGGACGTACCGGCAGATCGGCGCCGCCGCCGACGAGGCCGCGTCCGCGCTGCGTGCCCGGGTACGGCCCGGGGACCTGGTCGGCGTCTGCCTGGACCGATCGGCCGCCCTCGTGGTGACCGCCGTCGCGCTCGCCAGGATCGGCGCCGTCTATCTGCCGCTGGGGCCCCGCCCCGGGGAGCGCCGCACCGGCGCCGTCACCGAGGATCTGAACGTCGGCTGTCTGATCGGCGATCCGGAGCTGCTGCCGCCCCGGCACCGGGCGGGCGACCGGCTGGATCTGGCGCTGCCCGGCGAGGGAACCAATGCCACCACCACGGTCGTGGCGGCCTTCGCCGCACCCGGTGCCACCGCGCACTCCGCGCCCGCCGGGGCGTTCTACGCCGTGCTGACCTCCGGCTCCACCGGCCGCCCCAAGGCCGTGGCCGTCGGTGAGCCCGCGCTCGGCGGACTGCTGGACTGGTACCGCGCCACAACCGGGCTCGGCCCCGGTGACCGGCAGTCGCTGCTGATCGGCGTCGCCTTCGACCCTCATCTGCTGGAGCTGTGGGCCGGGCTGACGTCCGGAGCGGCGCTGGTGCCCGCGCCGGACGAGGTCCGCTGGGACTCCGTGGTGCTCGCCGACTGGTGGCGCACCGCCGGGCTGTCGGTGGCGGTCGCGGCGACCCCGATGGTCGAGCCGCTGCTGGACCGGCCCTGGCCGCAAGATCTGAGGCTGCGTCATCTGTTCGTCGGCGGTGACCGGATGCGCCGCCGCCCCGGCGCCGAGGTGACCGCCACCGTCCACAACGCCTACGGCCCGGCCGAGGCGACGGTGGTCGCCACCACCTACGCCATGCACGGCACGGACAGCGTGGCGGGCACGGACTCCGCGCCCCCGATCGGCCACCCCGTACCGGGCGTGACCGTGCTCGTCGCCGATGCGGACGGCCGGCCCGTCGAGCACGGTACGGAGGGCGAACTTCTCATCGGCGGCAGCGGGCTGGCGCTCGGCTATCTGGACCCCGAGCTGACCGCGCGCCGCTTCATTGCCGTGCCCGAGGGCCTCGAACTGCCGGGTGTGGAGCGGGTGTACCGCACCGGGGACCGGGTGCGGATGGCGGCCGACGGGCAGCTGGAGTTCCTCGGCCGCCTCGACGACCAGGTCAAGGTCAGCGGGGTGCGGATCGAACCGGCCGAGGTGGAGGCCGCGTTCGAGCAGGACCCGGCGGTCCTGAGCGCCGTCGTCACCGCGCCGCGCACCGCCGACGGCCGGGCCCGTCTGGTGGCGTACGTACGGGCGGCGGCCGGTGCCGTGCTCACCGCGGACGCGCTGCTGCCGGCCCTGCGGACCTGGCTGCCCGAGCAGGCCGTTCCCTCGGACGTACGGATCGTGGACTCCTTCCCGCTGGACGCCAACGGCAAGGTGGACCGCGCCGAACTCACCCGTCGGGCGGCCGAGTCCCTCGCGTCCCGTCCCGGCGCCGCCCCGGACGGGAGCGCCCCGGACGGTGACGAGCCCGCCGGCGCCACCCCCGGTGAGCGGCTCGTGCTGAGCGCCGCCCGCGATGTGCTCGGCCGGCCCGGGACCTCCCTGGCGGACAACTTCACCGAGGCGGGCGGCACCTCCGTGCTCGCCGCCCGGCTGCTGACCGTCATCGAGAAGGACAGCGGAATACGGCTGCGCGCCCCCGAGCTGCTCCGCCAGCCGGATCTGCGCGCCGTGGCCCGGCTCGTCGATGAGCGTGCCGCCCGGCAGCCGGCGGGTGCCTGA
- a CDS encoding metallophosphoesterase family protein, translating into MRLLLLSDTHLPRRAKALPPQLLDELPGADVVVHAGDWVDTATLDLLAGRARRLIGVYGNNDGPELRARLPEVAYAELAGVRLGVVHETGPAQGRERRCAERFPELDVLVFGHSHIPWDSTAGGRLRLLNPGSPTDRRRQPYCTYMTAEITGGRLTAVELHRLPRRR; encoded by the coding sequence GTGCGACTCCTGCTCCTGTCCGACACCCATCTGCCCCGGCGCGCCAAGGCGCTGCCGCCCCAGCTGCTCGACGAGCTGCCGGGCGCCGATGTCGTCGTGCATGCCGGTGACTGGGTCGACACCGCCACCCTGGACCTGCTGGCGGGCAGGGCCCGGCGGCTGATCGGGGTGTACGGCAACAACGACGGCCCGGAACTGCGGGCGCGGCTGCCCGAGGTGGCGTACGCGGAACTGGCGGGGGTACGGCTCGGTGTGGTGCACGAGACCGGCCCCGCGCAGGGCCGGGAGCGCCGGTGCGCCGAACGGTTCCCCGAGCTCGATGTGCTGGTCTTCGGACACAGTCACATCCCCTGGGACTCCACGGCCGGCGGCCGGCTGCGCCTGCTCAACCCGGGTTCGCCGACCGACCGCCGCCGGCAGCCGTACTGCACCTATATGACGGCGGAGATCACGGGCGGCCGGCTCACCGCTGTGGAGCTGCACCGCCTGCCCCGCAGACGATGA
- a CDS encoding non-ribosomal peptide synthetase, giving the protein MPTEGTPSPAHRPSGEPTAAGRPAPSAGLPALVAWHAARTPHALAVADGDSTLTYAQLVTAGRALAAHLRTHGVGPGDSVALLMPRCARTVVAQLALWWAGAVCVPLDPAHPRARSEALAAEAGATLTVGDSKLLESAALTGATLALPGEPPVDGDCAPAAEPGPDATAFIMFTSGSTGRPKGVAVPHSAIAELVSDPAYLTLTARDRVLFHSPMTFDASTFEVWGALANGAAVVVCTDERPSFEDLARHVERHGVTVAFFTTALFHQLAGRRSRIFSALRTVIVGGEAMSAHHARAVLRAFPWLELVNGYGPTEATTFTTTHRVTDADCDGQVPIGRSIAGAAVHLLDATGRPVEDGAQGELWIGGSRLAHGYTGQPELTAERFVQHPELGRLYRTGDLVSRRPDGLLDYHGRTDDQVKIRGFRIEPAEIEHALRERPEVADAAVTVHRPSPDDARLAAFVVAASGPVPRPDALRERLAAVLPAHLVPDEVRLIDALPLTPSGKVDRRALTDLVATDAPGAPAGPLGPLEQAVAEIWSRSLGREVARADADFLALGGHSLLALAVTDDLREELGVELTLADFFATPTVAGHATLVERALLAAHSDLRPGAPEDTDAH; this is encoded by the coding sequence GTGCCCACCGAAGGCACCCCGTCCCCCGCACACCGCCCGTCCGGTGAGCCCACCGCGGCCGGCCGGCCCGCGCCCTCGGCCGGTCTGCCGGCCCTCGTGGCCTGGCACGCCGCACGGACCCCGCACGCCCTGGCCGTGGCGGACGGCGACAGCACGCTCACCTATGCACAGCTGGTCACGGCGGGCCGGGCGCTCGCCGCGCACCTGCGGACGCACGGTGTGGGGCCGGGTGACTCCGTCGCCCTGCTGATGCCCCGCTGCGCCCGGACGGTCGTCGCCCAGCTCGCGCTGTGGTGGGCGGGCGCCGTGTGTGTGCCGCTCGACCCGGCGCATCCGCGTGCCCGTTCCGAGGCCCTGGCCGCCGAAGCGGGCGCGACGCTGACCGTCGGCGACAGCAAGCTCCTGGAGTCCGCGGCACTCACCGGCGCCACTCTCGCGCTGCCCGGTGAGCCGCCGGTGGACGGCGACTGCGCCCCGGCGGCCGAACCGGGCCCGGACGCCACCGCGTTCATCATGTTCACCTCGGGCTCCACCGGCCGCCCCAAGGGCGTGGCGGTGCCGCACAGCGCGATCGCCGAGCTGGTCTCCGACCCCGCGTATCTCACGCTCACCGCCCGCGACCGGGTGCTCTTCCACTCCCCGATGACCTTCGACGCCTCGACGTTCGAGGTGTGGGGCGCCCTGGCCAACGGCGCCGCGGTCGTGGTGTGCACCGACGAACGGCCGTCGTTCGAGGACCTGGCCCGGCATGTGGAGCGGCACGGCGTCACCGTCGCCTTCTTCACCACCGCGCTCTTCCACCAGCTGGCCGGCCGCCGCTCCCGGATCTTCTCGGCGCTGCGCACGGTGATCGTCGGCGGCGAAGCCATGTCCGCGCACCATGCCCGCGCGGTCCTGCGGGCCTTCCCCTGGCTGGAGCTGGTCAACGGCTACGGGCCGACGGAGGCGACGACCTTCACCACCACCCACCGGGTCACCGACGCCGACTGCGACGGCCAGGTGCCCATCGGCCGTTCGATCGCCGGGGCGGCCGTGCATCTCCTCGACGCCACCGGCCGGCCGGTCGAGGACGGTGCGCAGGGCGAACTGTGGATCGGCGGCAGCCGGCTGGCGCACGGCTACACCGGCCAGCCGGAGCTGACCGCCGAGCGCTTCGTCCAGCACCCCGAACTGGGGCGCCTCTACCGCACCGGCGACCTCGTCTCCCGGCGCCCGGACGGGCTGCTCGACTACCACGGGCGCACCGACGACCAGGTGAAGATCCGCGGCTTCCGGATCGAACCGGCGGAGATCGAACACGCCCTGCGGGAGCGGCCCGAGGTGGCCGACGCGGCCGTGACCGTGCACCGCCCCTCCCCCGACGACGCCCGGCTGGCCGCGTTCGTCGTGGCCGCGTCCGGGCCGGTCCCCCGCCCTGACGCGCTGCGCGAGCGGCTCGCCGCCGTCCTGCCCGCCCATCTGGTGCCCGATGAGGTGCGGCTCATCGACGCGCTGCCGCTCACGCCCTCCGGCAAGGTCGACCGCCGCGCCCTGACGGACCTCGTCGCAACGGACGCGCCCGGCGCCCCGGCCGGTCCGCTCGGCCCGCTGGAGCAGGCCGTCGCCGAGATCTGGAGCCGTTCGCTGGGCCGTGAAGTCGCCCGCGCGGACGCCGACTTCCTCGCGCTGGGCGGCCACTCGCTGCTGGCGCTGGCCGTCACCGACGATCTGCGCGAGGAGCTCGGTGTCGAGCTGACCCTCGCCGACTTCTTCGCCACCCCCACGGTGGCGGGACACGCCACGCTGGTCGAGCGGGCCCTGCTCGCCGCGCACAGCGATCTGCGCCCCGGCGCCCCGGAGGACACCGATGCCCACTGA
- a CDS encoding thiol-disulfide oxidoreductase DCC family protein, producing MRQQPVLVYDGDCAFCTSSVRFAERRLRPRCAATPWQFTDLTELGISRRRAEHEVLWVTPTGAVHGGAQAVAKLLLSAPRGWPVVGALLTLPPLRWAAHGVYRLIARNRHRMPGGTAACALPPSPAAQPK from the coding sequence ATGCGGCAGCAACCCGTTCTTGTCTATGACGGCGACTGCGCCTTCTGTACGTCCTCGGTGCGGTTCGCGGAACGGCGGCTGCGTCCGCGCTGTGCGGCCACGCCCTGGCAGTTCACCGATCTCACCGAGCTCGGCATCAGCCGGCGTCGCGCCGAGCACGAAGTGCTGTGGGTGACGCCGACCGGTGCCGTGCACGGTGGCGCGCAGGCGGTCGCCAAGCTGCTGCTGAGCGCGCCCCGCGGGTGGCCGGTGGTGGGCGCGCTGCTCACCCTCCCGCCCCTCCGCTGGGCCGCCCATGGGGTGTACCGGCTGATCGCGCGCAACCGGCATCGGATGCCGGGCGGGACGGCGGCCTGTGCACTGCCGCCCTCCCCCGCCGCCCAGCCGAAGTGA
- a CDS encoding condensation domain-containing protein produces MPTDTPTAAALQEELLRRARSRAARPAPAPEAVHHGPAPLSHAQRRMWLMDRLGQGGASYSVPFATRLRGPLDLDALASALTTLVRRHEILRTRYGQRDGEPYQEVLPAPEAMTLRVVETAADGTGALLAEEAHRPFDLAAGPVPRALVLRHGPQDHTVLLTFHHIALDGASLETVAGELATLYAAATGGPAAEQPAPPQYADFARREQAAADRLEQGLRHWEARLDGISPLRLPRPAQPPADSGARSAGTHTAPLDPRVPAALRELGREHRATLFTVALAAGFAALHRFTGQDDLVIGVAGSHRQGAEMRGLVGLCVNTLPVRVNAGGDPSFTSLVERVREALLDAQQSREVPFDLILERLGAAARDTDGTALIRVSADVLGEPTTLRLPGTVSEYVEVGADEAKFDLSFALVDTDAPAGLVQYGRAALDEEAAAALGTHYGALLTAVADDPNLRLSQLPGAIPTPRNETDAHPAEALLRAHPGVAEAAVLTPAGGPLLAYAVLRGIGGPTPAELRSRLRAALAPELVPAAVMLLDTLPRTADGAPDPARLPGLPSAPAPEGARAEAVTEGFTALLGRQPGPDDDFFLLGGHSLVAVQLAERLRQTLTLPLTGLDIMQARTPRAVTALLDARAAERAAAPTVTAARPRRSREGTVLVTGGTGGVGAFVLRELAAQGRPVLALARPESAHLVAGDGVDVIEGDLTDVDGLRKAVESADAVIHAACTFTRPEVDVTAMAAMVGAWSRGPFVFVSSVDAYGHPAGEWVAEESAPGQPLSPYGQAKLDCEALLLRAAGSQGRGGASAVRSPLVWGPHQRLRDQLRWGATGLLYQAAREGRPLVLPRPGTGGHAWYGAAWVHAAALARSVVSCLDAPVHGVANAVSGHVTWQDLAATLTGLLGSDSEILEADEVHPDLDHRWHYHADRLSPSLRLQPGEDWRSVLAEMAGPSER; encoded by the coding sequence ATGCCCACTGACACCCCCACCGCAGCGGCGCTCCAGGAGGAGCTGCTGCGCCGGGCGCGCTCCCGCGCCGCCCGCCCCGCTCCCGCCCCCGAGGCCGTCCACCACGGGCCCGCACCGCTCTCCCACGCCCAGCGCCGGATGTGGCTGATGGACCGGCTGGGCCAGGGCGGCGCCTCGTACAGCGTGCCGTTCGCCACCCGGCTGCGCGGTCCGCTCGACCTGGACGCGCTGGCCTCCGCGCTGACAACCCTGGTGCGCCGCCACGAGATTCTGCGCACCCGGTACGGGCAGCGGGACGGCGAGCCCTACCAGGAGGTGCTGCCCGCACCCGAGGCGATGACGCTGCGCGTCGTGGAGACGGCCGCCGACGGCACCGGCGCCCTGCTGGCCGAGGAGGCGCACCGCCCGTTCGACCTCGCCGCCGGCCCCGTACCGCGCGCCTTGGTCCTGCGGCACGGACCGCAGGACCACACCGTTCTGCTGACGTTCCATCACATCGCTCTGGACGGCGCCTCGCTGGAGACGGTCGCCGGGGAACTGGCCACGCTCTACGCGGCCGCCACCGGGGGCCCCGCCGCCGAGCAGCCGGCTCCCCCGCAGTACGCGGACTTCGCCCGGCGGGAGCAGGCCGCCGCCGACCGCCTCGAACAGGGCCTGCGCCACTGGGAGGCCCGCCTCGACGGCATCTCCCCGCTGCGTCTGCCCCGCCCCGCGCAGCCGCCCGCCGACAGTGGCGCCCGGTCCGCCGGAACACACACCGCCCCGCTCGACCCGCGGGTGCCGGCGGCCCTGCGGGAGCTGGGCCGGGAGCACCGGGCCACCCTGTTCACCGTGGCCCTGGCCGCGGGCTTCGCCGCCCTGCACCGCTTCACCGGCCAGGACGACCTGGTCATCGGCGTCGCGGGCAGCCACCGGCAGGGCGCGGAGATGCGCGGCCTGGTCGGCCTGTGCGTCAACACCCTCCCGGTCCGGGTGAACGCGGGCGGCGACCCGTCCTTCACCTCGCTCGTGGAGCGCGTACGGGAGGCGTTGCTCGACGCCCAGCAGAGCCGCGAGGTGCCCTTCGACCTCATCCTGGAACGGCTCGGGGCGGCCGCCCGCGACACGGACGGCACGGCCCTGATACGGGTCAGCGCGGACGTCCTGGGCGAGCCCACCACCCTGCGGCTGCCGGGCACGGTGAGTGAGTACGTCGAGGTCGGCGCCGACGAGGCCAAGTTCGACCTCTCCTTCGCGCTGGTGGACACCGACGCCCCCGCCGGCCTCGTCCAGTACGGCCGGGCCGCGCTGGACGAGGAAGCGGCGGCCGCTCTCGGTACGCACTACGGCGCGCTGCTCACCGCCGTCGCCGACGACCCAAACCTGCGGCTGTCCCAGCTGCCGGGTGCGATACCGACGCCGCGCAACGAGACCGACGCACATCCGGCCGAGGCCCTGCTGCGCGCACACCCCGGGGTGGCCGAGGCCGCGGTGCTCACACCGGCCGGCGGCCCCCTCCTGGCCTATGCCGTGCTGCGCGGGATCGGCGGCCCCACCCCGGCCGAGCTCCGCTCCCGTCTGCGGGCGGCGCTGGCTCCGGAGTTGGTGCCCGCCGCGGTGATGCTGCTGGACACGCTGCCGCGGACGGCCGACGGTGCACCCGACCCGGCCCGGCTGCCCGGTCTGCCGTCCGCGCCCGCCCCGGAAGGCGCCCGCGCCGAGGCCGTGACCGAGGGCTTCACCGCGCTGCTGGGCCGTCAGCCCGGTCCGGATGACGACTTCTTCCTCCTCGGCGGTCACTCGCTGGTCGCCGTGCAGCTCGCCGAGCGGCTGCGCCAGACGCTGACACTGCCGCTGACCGGCCTGGACATCATGCAGGCCCGCACCCCGCGCGCGGTCACCGCGCTGCTGGACGCCCGCGCGGCGGAGCGGGCCGCCGCGCCCACGGTCACCGCGGCCCGTCCCCGGCGCTCGCGCGAGGGCACCGTCCTGGTCACCGGCGGCACCGGCGGGGTCGGCGCCTTCGTGCTGCGCGAACTGGCCGCACAGGGCCGCCCGGTGCTGGCCCTGGCCCGCCCCGAATCCGCGCATCTGGTCGCCGGTGACGGGGTGGACGTCATCGAGGGCGACCTCACCGACGTGGACGGGCTGCGCAAGGCCGTCGAGAGCGCCGATGCGGTCATCCACGCGGCCTGTACGTTCACCCGCCCCGAGGTCGATGTGACGGCGATGGCGGCGATGGTCGGCGCCTGGTCGCGCGGTCCGTTCGTCTTCGTCAGCAGTGTGGACGCCTATGGACACCCCGCCGGTGAGTGGGTGGCGGAGGAGTCCGCCCCGGGGCAGCCGCTGAGCCCGTACGGGCAGGCGAAGCTCGACTGTGAAGCGCTGCTGCTGCGGGCCGCCGGTTCGCAGGGACGGGGCGGGGCGAGCGCCGTCCGCTCCCCCCTCGTCTGGGGCCCGCACCAGCGGCTGCGGGACCAGTTGCGCTGGGGTGCGACGGGTCTGCTCTACCAGGCCGCACGGGAGGGCCGGCCGCTGGTGCTGCCCCGGCCGGGTACCGGTGGCCATGCCTGGTACGGCGCGGCCTGGGTGCACGCCGCGGCCCTGGCCCGGTCCGTGGTCTCCTGCCTGGATGCCCCCGTGCACGGCGTCGCCAACGCCGTCAGCGGCCATGTCACCTGGCAGGACCTCGCCGCCACGCTGACCGGACTGCTCGGCAGTGACAGCGAGATCCTCGAAGCGGACGAGGTCCACCCGGACCTCGACCACCGCTGGCACTACCACGCCGACCGGCTGTCCCCGTCCCTGCGCCTCCAGCCGGGCGAGGACTGGCGCTCCGTACTGGCCGAGATGGCCGGCCCGTCCGAGCGATGA